CACGGCGAGTCGGCGACCCTCGTCGCTCAGCTCGAGGTGCCGGTCGCCGGCGACGCGCAACAGGCCGTTGCGCTCCATGCGGGCGACGGTCTGGCTGACCGTCGGGCCGCTGTGCCGCAGGCGCTCGGCGATGCGGGCGCGCAGCGGGACCGCGCCTTCCTCCTCGAGCTCCAGGAGAGTGCGGAGGTACATCTCCGTGGTGTCGATGAGTCGGGACATGCCGGACGTCAGGCGGGCGTCTCGGCGGTGACGGTCAGCACCGCGCGGCCGAGGGTGTGACCGGCCATGGTGAAGCCGAGGACGGCCGGGGTGGCATCGGCGGGGACGCCTATGGAGGCGACGTCGAGGGCGTGCACCACGACGAAGTAGCGGTGCGGGCCGTGCCCGGCCGGCGGGGCGGCGCCGATGTAGCGGGCCAGGCGGGCGTCGTTGGGCAGTTGGAAGGCACCTTCCGGCAGGCCCGCGCCGGTGTCGTCGCCTGCGCCCTCGGGCAGCTCGGTGACCGTGGCGGGGATGTCGGCCACCGCCCAGTGCCAGAACCCGGACCCGGTGGGAGCGTCGGGGTCGTAGACGGTGACGGCATAGCCCTCGGTGCCGTCGGGAGCGCCACTCCAGGACAGCTGCGGGGAGATGTCCTTCCCGCCGGGCAGGGCGGAGGCGTGCTGCTCCGGCGGCCAGGCGGCCCCGTCGGTGACGGTGGCGCTGGTGACGGCGAAGGAGGCCGCTTCGGGGAGGCGGGCGAAGGGGTCGTTGGCGTGCATCGCGTCGGTTCCTCTCAGAGCTGTGTGCTGGGGGTGGCGGTACGGCCGGCCATCGGGCCCCGAGGGCGACGGAACGACACCCGTCGGCGCCCTACCGACCATCACCAAATCGACAGTAACACAGATAATCGATTATCTATCACATCGTCTATGCTGTGGACATGACTCGTACGGCTCCCAGCTCGGCCCCCGCCGGGAAGCAGATGCTCTCCGAACAGGTCTACGCACACCTGCGCGACGCGATCCTTCGCGGTGACCACGCCCCTGGCGACCCGCTGAAACCGCAGGACCTCGCCAAGGAACAGGGCGTAAGTCTGGCCGTCGTACGCGAGGCGCTCGTACGGGTGGTCGGCGAGGGCCTCGCCGACCGCCTGCCCAACCGCGGCTTCGCCGTCCCGGCCTGTTCCGACCGCCGCTGGCAGGAGATCGCGGAGGCCCGCCGGACCGTCGAACCCGTCGTACTGCGGATGTCCATCGAGCGCGGGGACGTCGACTGGGAGGCTCGTGTGCGCGCCGCCCACCACCGCCTGGCCCGCACCCCGGCGTACCTGCCGGAGGAGGGCGAGTACTACAGCAGCGCGTGGTCCGAGGCCCACCGGGTCTTCCACCGAACGCTGCTGGAGGGCTGCGGCAACCCCGTCCTGCTCCAGACGTTCGACCGGATGTGGACCGCGAGCGAACTGGCACGCCGCTGGTCGGCGCACCGCAACCCCGGCCGGGACGGGGCCCTGGAGCATCGCCGGCTGGAGGAGGCGGCACTGGCCCGCGACGCCGACGCCGCGTCCGAGCTCCTCATCCGGCACCTCACCCAGACCGCGGACGTCATGGCCGACCCCATGTGAAGGTCGGTCAGGAATCACCGAACAGATCGCGGTCACACAACGAACCCGGGCGGTCGACCGGGTCCACCGGGCCCGAACCGTTCACGCGTACGCCGACACCGAGGTGTCGGCGTACGCGTGAACGGTTCGTCGCGGTCCGCCGAGTTCCGGTCGGTAGGCGCCTGGGCTCACCGGGTCAGAGGCCTCGTCCTCTCACATCTCCGCATCGCGGGCGAGCTCGGCGATGTCATCTGCACCGGACGGCGCCGCCCGTGGCCTGCGCCCTCTGGCACCACTCCACGCGCGTAGCTCCGAGAAGGTCCCCGATGGAGCACGTGCGTTTCCCTCCTCTTCCTTCCGCAGGCCACCGTCGTCAGGAGGCACTCGCCACGGGGAGGGGCGACGCTCCGGCCGCCGCGACCGGCCGGGTCCCCCAGCGTTCGTCGCCCACCCCGGAACTCGCCTTGAGCACCAACGGCCGCACTTCGCCGGAGGAGGTGGCGACGGGAACGATGACCTGGTCGGACAGGGGCTTGGACTGGATCGCCCCGCTCTCACTGATGACGAAGGTCATCCGCGATCGCTTCTCCGGGTCGTCGGACGCGCAGGGCCGGATCCCGACGACCGCGCTGTCTCCGCCGACCTTGAGGCAGAAATCGGAGTCGGCCTCGTTGTGCAGGTGTCCGTCGGTGTCGAAGGTCCATCGTTGGGTCGCCCCGGAGCCACACGGCGCGGCGACGGCACTGACACGTTTGTCCACCACCTGGTTCTCCACGTCCAGGCACAGCCCGGTGGACGCATGGACGATCTGGGAGGGCTCGCCGACAGGTACCGGCGCGGGTGCCTTCCGGCCCGGACCCGGAGTCGGACCTCCCGCCGGCGATCCGTCGGCGGAACGGGAGGGCGTGGAGGACGGAGACGGGTCGGCCGGCTGGCTCGGCTGGGGGCGCACGAGACCGGTGACGTTCCAGCTCCCGGGCATGACGTCGTGAGCGGTCACCGCGGCCACCGCCGCCACCGCGACCACGGCGGCCATGCCGCCGGCGGCCTTGACGGTCCGGTGTCCCGGGACGGATCGACGAGCGGGCCCGGGACGGCCGGGACCGTTCGAGTCCTCACCGAGTGCGGCATGAACGTCGAGCCGGCTCTCCCGTCCGTCAGCGCCGGGCGCAGTGCTCTGCTCGAGCGGCTTCGGCTCGGGGGTGCCGCGCATCGGGACGCGCTCGGTGTAGGCGGCGCCGCCCCACATCAGCAGCCCCTCGGCCAGCAGGGTCCGTGGACTCCCGGACAGCCCGGTGAGTCCGGACAGCAGGACCTCGCAGTCGGTGCAGCGTGCCAGATGTGCGGCCAGATCCGGGTGCCGGTCGCCGCCGCGCGCCTGCGCGGCGGCTTCGATGATGCGCCTGAACCCACGGCACTCCGCGGTGCCGCGGCGCGACAGGTGCTCCTGCGCGTAGGCATCCCGCATGGCGACCTGCGCCTTGGCTGCGAGATCGGGGACGACACCCGAGGTGGTGCCCAGGTGCGTGGCGACTTCGGAGTACGGCTCGTCGTCGACGACCGCGTACCACAGGGCGGACCGCAACCGCTCC
The genomic region above belongs to Streptomyces marianii and contains:
- a CDS encoding GntR family transcriptional regulator, translated to MTRTAPSSAPAGKQMLSEQVYAHLRDAILRGDHAPGDPLKPQDLAKEQGVSLAVVREALVRVVGEGLADRLPNRGFAVPACSDRRWQEIAEARRTVEPVVLRMSIERGDVDWEARVRAAHHRLARTPAYLPEEGEYYSSAWSEAHRVFHRTLLEGCGNPVLLQTFDRMWTASELARRWSAHRNPGRDGALEHRRLEEAALARDADAASELLIRHLTQTADVMADPM
- a CDS encoding ricin-type beta-trefoil lectin domain protein produces the protein MTRSDTEDEHIPRERATPGLLSEADLVERLRSGTEGEGPAVRELRRRHLPAVVGYAQLHTVSGQAGRQLADEAFFRAVEEVCEGVDPSGTWRHHALTHVGEAAFVWALDDRREWLRPDFLAWVHTADVGGGSRAPNAMIRAFYQLPERLRSALWYAVVDDEPYSEVATHLGTTSGVVPDLAAKAQVAMRDAYAQEHLSRRGTAECRGFRRIIEAAAQARGGDRHPDLAAHLARCTDCEVLLSGLTGLSGSPRTLLAEGLLMWGGAAYTERVPMRGTPEPKPLEQSTAPGADGRESRLDVHAALGEDSNGPGRPGPARRSVPGHRTVKAAGGMAAVVAVAAVAAVTAHDVMPGSWNVTGLVRPQPSQPADPSPSSTPSRSADGSPAGGPTPGPGRKAPAPVPVGEPSQIVHASTGLCLDVENQVVDKRVSAVAAPCGSGATQRWTFDTDGHLHNEADSDFCLKVGGDSAVVGIRPCASDDPEKRSRMTFVISESGAIQSKPLSDQVIVPVATSSGEVRPLVLKASSGVGDERWGTRPVAAAGASPLPVASAS
- a CDS encoding YbhB/YbcL family Raf kinase inhibitor-like protein yields the protein MHANDPFARLPEAASFAVTSATVTDGAAWPPEQHASALPGGKDISPQLSWSGAPDGTEGYAVTVYDPDAPTGSGFWHWAVADIPATVTELPEGAGDDTGAGLPEGAFQLPNDARLARYIGAAPPAGHGPHRYFVVVHALDVASIGVPADATPAVLGFTMAGHTLGRAVLTVTAETPA